The Apostichopus japonicus isolate 1M-3 chromosome 3, ASM3797524v1, whole genome shotgun sequence region GGCGCAAACACATTTCGGCTTTCAATATACCGTTAACTGTTAATAGATATTAACATACAAACCATAGTTGGGCTTGGGGGAGCAGTAAGGTAGTCAGGCCGGGCTATTCCACTGATTATCGTATTCAACATATTCGTTCTATATATAAACCAACTTACCTCCTTCGCCGTTATGAACGAAACCAACGTTTTAGATGTAGGCCTACTTCAATTGGAACTGAGGCTCGATACGATTACTTTCTCTTTGTacattttctgttattttgtcATCATGTTTTTGTCAATTCTTGGAAATGTTGTGGTGATCATAACCGCTTTTGGATCCAAAGTGGAACAATCCCCAAACACCGTGTTTATGGGCAGTCTAGGTGTAGCTGATTTGCTGACAGGAATGTTTGCCTTACCATCGACCTTAGTTGTACGCGTAGTTGTCAGCCCGTTTACCTATGCGGCGTTCATAAGACAGATGTTTTTTATGCCAGCTTTTGTGTtttgtgcggtatcggtcaaccACCTCGTGGCATTGACCATCGACAGGTTTATCGCGGTAACATATCCTCTCAAGTATCCCTTGATCATGACACCACGCAAGGTTAAGCGTATTCTCTGTGTTGTGTGGATTCTAGGGATTTTGGTAGGCGTGACACCATCTTTAGGATCGCTGAACTACCCTAAGCAGTGGGTATGTGGCACAGCGAAGTACCAGGCGGGTACGGTAACTGTCCATTCTTTACTCTTATCTGCAACTGCTCCCGTCATCTGTATCATGTTGCTCGGCTTGTACCATGTATAATACATA contains the following coding sequences:
- the LOC139965780 gene encoding alpha-2A adrenergic receptor-like — translated: MNETNVLDVGLLQLELRLDTITFSLYIFCYFVIMFLSILGNVVVIITAFGSKVEQSPNTVFMGSLGVADLLTGMFALPSTLVVRVVVSPFTYAAFIRQMFFMPAFVFCAVSVNHLVALTIDRFIAVTYPLKYPLIMTPRKVKRILCVVWILGILVGVTPSLGSLNYPKQWVCGTAKYQAGTVTVHSLLLSATAPVICIMLLGLYHV